In Xiphophorus maculatus strain JP 163 A chromosome 2, X_maculatus-5.0-male, whole genome shotgun sequence, one genomic interval encodes:
- the fam180b gene encoding protein FAM180B, giving the protein MNPQLRLWLPIILWLWLGQVLQDVAAGSGPNADLSDANLMFEILLSGVELNKDNNVFLLDEELASMRKGREFLSQINDGIPRTLISTELMIKTQEARRKSPLTRDQFENQVLSMVYSALQVGVQRNKEEREAWGGALIQLANITTYDLRGGFLYNYA; this is encoded by the exons ATGAATCCACAACTAAGACTCTGGCTCCCAATTATTCTATGGCTTTGGCTTGGTCAAGTGCTGCAAG ATGTGGCAGCAGGCTCAGGTCCAAATGCTGATCTCTCCGATGCAAACCTGATGTTTGAG ATTTTACTGAGTGGGGTTGAGTTAAACAAGGATAACAATGTTTTCCTGTTGGACGAAGAGCTGGCATCGATGAGGAAAGGACGGGAATTCTTGTCTCAGATCAATGACGGCATTCCAAGGACTCTGATCTCGACAGAGCTCATGATAAAGACACAGGAGGCTCGTCGGAAGTCTCCTCTGACTCGGGATCAGTTTGAGAACCAGGTTCTGAGCATGGTGTATTCTGCTCTGCAGGTTGGGGTCCAGAGGAACAAGGAGGAGCGAGAGGCTTGGGGTGGAGCGCTTATCCAGCTGGCAAACATCACCACCTATGACCTACGGGGAGGTTTTCTCTACAATTATGCTTAA
- the kbtbd4 gene encoding kelch repeat and BTB domain-containing protein 4 produces MESGEEGGVSVGGSVGEENYFLGYTFTDRSHSNRVVKSIMDLCLEDGLFADVTVTVDERQFHLHRLVLSAQSSFFRSMFTSNLKESHNRFIELKDVSASVFQLLVDYIYHGTIKLRVEELQDTYEMADMYQLTALFEECSRFLSRTVEVKNCLQVMWLADRHSDQELYTAAKQCAKIHLAQLHQTEEYLNLPLCLLLDIIKDGVPSSQNPTMAIESWINHNKVEREEFSCLLQENLKEIGENVHIYLIGKEETRTHSLAVSLHCDEDDSISVSGQNSLCHQITAACKHGGDLYVVGGSIPRRMWKCNMHTMDWERCAPLPRDRLHHTMVSVASEDAIYSLGGKTLQDTLSNAIIYYTVKDNMWTETSQLDTAVSGAAGVNLGGTIYLLGGEENDMDFFTKPSRLIQCFDTSSQKCQIKPYMLPFAGCMHAAVHMDVIFIVGEGDSLVCYNPLLESFTRLRFPEVWSCIPSLWKVASCNGCIYVFRDKCKKGDANTLKFNPATSVVSVIKGIKILLTNWQFVLA; encoded by the exons ATGGAGTCCGGTGAGGAGGGCGGCGTCAGTGTCGGCGGCTCTGTGGGAGAGGAGAACTACTTCCTCGGATACACCTTCACTGACCGCTCTCATTCCAACCGCGTGGTGAAGAGCATCATGGACCTGTGCCTGGAAGACGGCCTGTTTGCAGATGTCACCGTCACTGTGGATGAAAGGCAGTTTCACTTGCACCGGCTGGTGCTGTCAGCGCAGAGCAGCTTCTTCCGCTCCATGTTCACCTCCAACCTCAAAGAGTCCCACAACCGCTTCATCGAGCTGAAGGACGTGAGCGCCTCCGTCTTCCAGCTGCTGGTCGACTACATCTACCATGGCACCATCAAGCTGCgggtggaggagctgcaggataCCTACGAGATGGCGGATATGTACCAGCTGACGGCTTTGTTTGAGGAATGCTCCCGCTTCCTCTCGCGGACAGTGGAGGTCAAGAATTGCTTACAG gtGATGTGGCTCGCAGACAGACACAGTGACCAGGAGCTGTATACCGCAGCCAAGCAATGTGCTAAAATCCACCTCGCCCAGCTGCATCAGACCGAAGAATATCTCAATCTGCCCCTCTGCCTGCTGCTGGACATCATCAAGG ATGGTGTTCCCAGCTCCCAGAATCCAACGATGGCCATTGAGTCGTGGATAAACCACAACAAGGTGGAGAGGGAGGAGTTCTCCTGCCTTCTCCAGGAGAATTTGAAG GAAATCGGGGAGAACGTCCACATCTACCTGATCGGTAAAGAGGAGACGAGGACTCACTCCCTTGCCGTGTCTCTGCATTGTGATGAGGACGATTCGATCAGCGTGAGTGGCCAGAACAGTCTCTGCCATCAGATCACCGCCGCCTGTAAACATGGCGGGGACCTGTACGTGGTGGGGGGGTCCATCCCCCGCCGCATGTGGAAGTGCAACATGCACACCATGGACTGGGAGCGCTGTGCACCGTTGCCTAGAGACCGCCTCCACCACACCATGGTGTCTGTCGCCTCTGAAGACGCCATCTACTCCCTGGGCGGGAAGACGTTGCAGGACACGCTGTCGAACGCCATCATTTACTACACAGTGAAGGACAACATGTGGACAGAGACGAGCCAGTTGGACACAGCCGTGTCTGGGGCCGCTGGCGTCAACCTGGGAGGAACCATTTACCTGCTCGGAGGCGAGGAGAACGACATGGACTTTTTCACAAAGCCGTCCCGTCTCATCCAGTGCTTCGACACCTCCTCCCAGAAGTGCCAGATCAAACCGTACATGCTGCCGTTTGCGGGCTGCATGCACGCCGCTGTCCACATGGACGTCATCTTCATCGTAGGCGAAGGGGACTCGCTGGTGTGCTACAACCCTCTGCTGGAGAGCTTCACGCGGCTGCGCTTCCCAGAGGTGTGGAGCTGCATCCCTTCTCTGTGGAAGGTGGCCAGCTGTAACGGCTGCATATACGTCTTCAGGGACAAGTGTAAGAAAGGCGACGCTAACACGTTAAAGTTTAACCCGGCCACATCTGTGGTCTCGGTTATCAAAGGTATAAAGATCCTCCTAACGAACTGGCAGTTTGTACTGGCCTGA